In Anticarsia gemmatalis isolate Benzon Research Colony breed Stoneville strain chromosome 4, ilAntGemm2 primary, whole genome shotgun sequence, one DNA window encodes the following:
- the ssh gene encoding LOW QUALITY PROTEIN: protein phosphatase Slingshot (The sequence of the model RefSeq protein was modified relative to this genomic sequence to represent the inferred CDS: deleted 1 base in 1 codon), translated as MALVTIRRSPSVQTPRKTDETEKSSDNTEDDVGNRVSKSLNECYFANKGAAVVLGGAERGCQWRSPARVLPQPDIQHHLQSMFYLLRPEETLKMAVKLESAHAGRTRYLVVVCRSNEAALLGIDCNEHTTVGLVLRVLADTSIKLDGDGGFSVCVCNQQHIFKPVSVQAMWSALQTLHRASAQARELNHFAGGTSHSWCSYYESHVDSDRSCLNEWHAMDCIESRRPPSPDSLRLKPRERDETERVIRCTLKEIMMSVDLDEVTSKAIRGRLEEELDMDLAEYKSFIDHEMLTILGQMDAPTEIFDHVYLGSEWNASNLEELQRNGVRHILNVTREIDNFFPGMFDYLNIRVYDDEKTDLLKHWDNTFKYINKARNEGSKVLVHCKMGISRSASVVIAYAMKAFNWNFEKALKHVKAKRSCIKPNTNFLNQLETYQGILDAMKNKEKLQRSKSETNLKSPKNISKTENKVMDPMPLMLALTGSYSGRPRSWSPDTKVASELLPPPAPTSVSLENIAFETRHMLMPCANGSYSVSPNQIIRLKEEGAPSVKHIVNEIENAASSDRKDSSKRYQRLLFGNQNESQNNKVSDASAVSVIQTTEVSSKPPQASPSKNVSHKCSQSNCEVEKIHTWDPGEVPWPRGDENRTVSNSDNIVKSDSGIIDVKTNKVTTSDIIANSVERSNVECDERRAVDDDAPPPSRQSSWSSFDSAVVLDLSRHSSWGSYDTRAAKPQPAPRDEPAKRAKERAEQAAARRDEPERPAEPKAASDLGIITEHHETRSGARRADNERKFNETCAILTELAHAAARMERARDRGASTWSGRMSASAPADTWLRAAGGLRRRRATCASHGDLPRAAPAPASAAAGLVSNLKKEFEARSETDASRRAESRCRSATVEGRERPPVSPPAGEDLSVKVLVDRYDRPSRARCESSCEARRSRAPHESLSKKSRLTPEGEARARNSFCGAVRGSGERPPPAPTVVSLAPLDYASDVLVSTVMSKAQTKNNCNMGRPIR; from the exons ATGGCACTTGTTACAATTCGACGTTCTCCGAGTGTGCAAACACCTAGGAAAACG GATGAGACCGAAAAATCAAGTGATAATACTGAAGACGATGTTGGGAACCGTGTCAGCAAGAG TCTCAATGAGTGCTACTTCGCAAACAAGGGCGCAGCAGTGGTGCTGGGCGGTGCAGAGCGCGGATGTCAGTGGCGGTCGCCGGCGCGCGTGCTCCCCCAGCCTGACATACAACATCACCTGCAGTCCATGTTCTACTTGCTGCGCCCCGAGGAAACGCTCAAAATG GCGGTGAAACTGGAGAGTGCTCACGCAGGTCGCACCAGATACCTGGTAGTGGTGTGTCGCAGTAATGAAGCGGCGTTGCTCGGTATCGACTGTAACGAGCACACCACCGTCGGTCTCGTCCTGCGTGTTCTTGCCGATACTTCTATCAAATTGGACGGCGATGG AGGATTCAGTGTATGTGTGTGCAATCAACAGCACATATTCAAGCCGGTGTCTGTACAGGCCATGTG GTCGGCACTGCAAACTCTCCACCGCGCGAGTGCACAAGCCCGCGAGCTGAACCACTTCGCCGGTGGCACGTCGCACTCGTGGTGTTCCTACTATGAGAGCCACGTGGACTCTGACCGCTCTTGTCTCAACGAGTGGCACGCCATGGATTGCATCGAGTCCCGCCGCCCGCCCTCCCCGGACTCTTTAAGACTCAA gcCTCGGGAGAGAGATGAAACCGAGCGTGTAATTCGTTGCACGTTAAAGGAAATTATGATGAGCGTTGATTTGGACGAAGTGACTAGTAAAGCGATACGAGGCCGACTCGAGGAAGAGCTAGACATGGATCTCGCTGAGTACAAGTCGTTCATCGACCACGAGATGCTCACTATATTGGGTCAGATGGATGCACCGACGGAGATTTTCGACCACGTTTACCTCGGCTCTGAATGGAATGCGAGCAATCTTGAAGAATTACAACGCAATgg GGTGAGGCACATACTGAATGTCACAAGAGAGATTGACAACTTTTTTCCTGGCATGTTCGACTATCTTAATATTAGAGTTTATGACGACGAGAAGACTGACCTATTAAAGCATTGGGACAATAcattcaaatacataaataaggcCAGAAACGAAGGCTCCAAAGTTCTGGTTCATTGCAAGATGGGTATCAGTAGATCTGCCTCAGTAGTGATCGCTTACGCCATGAAAGCATTTAACTGGAATTTTGAAAAGGCACTCAAACATGTTAAAGCAAAACGGAGTTGTATTAAACCCAATACTAACTTTTTAAATCAACTCGAGACATACCAAGGTATACTCGAtgcaatgaaaaataaagaaaaattacaacgGTCTAAGTCTGAAACAAATCTGAAGTCtccaaaaaatatatccaaaactGAAAATAAGGTAATGGACCCGATGCCATTGATGTTAGCTTTGACCGGCTCGTATTCGGGCAGACCGCGCTCGTGGTCGCCCGACACCAAAGTCGCCTCCGAGTTGTTACCTCCGCCCGCGCCCACTTCCGTGTCTTTAGAGAACATAGCGTTTGAGACTCGCCATATGTTAATGCCATGCGCGAATGGCAGTTACAGCGTCTCACCCAATCAAATCATAAGATTGAAAGAAGAGGGTGCTCCATCCGTGAAGCATATAGTAAACGAAATAGAGAACGCTGCGTCGAGTGATCGGAAAGACTCTAGTAAAAGATACCAGAGGTTATTATTTGGAAATCAAAACGAGTCGCAAAATAATAAAGTCTCGGATGCATCGGCCGTATCCGTTATTCAAACAACGGAAGTGTCTAGCAAGCCCCCTCAAGCTTCTCCATCTAAAAATGTAAGTCACAAATGCTCTCAATCCAATTGCGAAGTTGAAAAAATCCACACCTGGGACCCGGGGGAGGTGCCGTGGCCGAGGGGCGACGAGAATCGGACCGTTAGCAATAGTGATAATATAGTGAAAAGTGACAGTGGAATAATAGACGTAAAAACGAATAAAGTGACAACTAGTGACATTATCGCTAATTCCGTGGAACGTTCGAACGTAGAGTGCGACGAGAGGAGAGCGGTCGACGACGATGCGCCTCCGCCGAGCCGCCAGAGCTCGTGGAGCTCGTTCGACAGCGCCGTGGTGCTCGACCTGTCGCGGCACTCGTCCTGGGGCTCGTACGACACGCGCGCCGCCAAGCCGCAGCCCGCGCCGCGCGACGAGCCCGCCAAGCGCGCCAAGGAGCGAGCCGAGCAGGCGGCCGCGCGCCGGGACGAGCCCGAGCGGCCCGCCGAGCCCAAGGCCGCCTCCGACCTCGGCATCATCACCGAGCACCACGAGACGCGCTCGGGCGCGCGCCGGGCCGACAACGAGCGGAAGTTTAACGAAACGTGTGCCATACTGACGGAGCTCGCCCACGCCGCCGCGCGCATGGAGCGGGCGCGGGACCGCGGCGCCTCCACGTGGAGCGGCCGCATGTCCGCCTCCGCGCCCGCCGACACCTGGCTGCGAGCCGCCGGGGGcctgcgccgccgccgcgccaccTGCGCCAGCCACGGCGACCTGCctcgcgccgcgcccgcccccGCCTCCGCGGCCGCCGGGCTCGTCAGCAACCTCAAAAAAGAGTTCGAGGCCCGCTCCGAGACCGACGCGTCGCGCCGCGCCGAGTCTCGATGCCGCTCGGCGACCGTGGAGGGTCGCGAGCGGCCGCCGGTGTCGCCGCCCGCCGGCGAAGACCTGTCCGTCAAGGTGCTGGTGGACCGGTACGACCGGCCGAGCCGGGCGCGCTGCGAGTCGAGCTGCGAGGCGCGGCGCAGCCGGGCGCCGCACGAGTCGCTGTCCAAGAAGAGCAGGCTGACGCCGGAGGGCGAGGCGCGCGCGCGCAACTCGTTCTGCGGCGCGGTGCGCGGGAGCGGCGAGCGCCCGCCGCCGGCGCCCACGGTGGTGTCGCTGGCGCCGCTCGACTACGCGAGCGACGTGCTGGTATCAACTGTGATGTCGAAAGCTCAAACT AAAAACAATTGCAACATGGGAAGACCCATCCGTTGA
- the SAK gene encoding polo like kinase SAK isoform X2, translating into MYTHCRRCFSNESKVIMTSLQLYKHLLRQCEKLPPDACKHYKFAVKQSYKQHKFEPDSERVKEIIAKSLEDAKWILNKYTKK; encoded by the exons ATGTATACTCATTGCCGAAGGTGTTTTTCAAATGAATCAAAAGTGATTATGACATCTTTGCAGCTATATAAACATCTGTTACGACAGTGCGAGAAGCTACCCCCGGACGCTTGTAAACATTACAAGTTTGCTGTAAAACAA agcTACAAGCAGCATAAGTTTGAACCTGATTCTGAGAGAGTTAAAGAAATTATTGCTAAAAGTTTGGAGGATGCTAAATGGATTCTGAATAAG TACACTAAGAAATAA
- the LOC142972684 gene encoding uncharacterized protein LOC142972684 produces the protein MDPQRKTAAGPMAPTSIKTARKSFAVTNTYVRPHVEKEIITVHTSTPQTEKRSHTAQQNQVYQGDVNVLSIIDTNKDIMCCKYTEDVNSIAAGFSDGSIRVFCCHTGTCSNTLVDDETRAYPGPVTAIKHRPVSKAHPITNMLLSSYVNGCIKCWKYKYDQCLYTIREKRQTLGLSYHPRFSKFVTYGDDAKLCMYDEEAQTQERAFYSSQQKNVINGHTSRIFACAFNPKSHHELISGGWDDTVLCWDDRQPFATRYFTGVHMCGEGLDFDKPGREILTCSWQEKDCIQLWDYGSCKLIKTIVPDNYASKLYCGKLVPQTNLIVCGGSDANILRVVDINMNITECCIRNNPGDVYAFDFGTTRRKPRKGTESYKKLSEIGQVPRVSFVTGKRLQTVDFG, from the exons ATGGATCCACAAAGGAAGACTGCAGCAGGCCCCATGGCCCCTACAAGTATAAAAACAGCGCGTAAGAGTTTCGCCGTTACCAACACTTACGTCAGACCACACGTCGAGAAAGAGATAATAACTGTACACACCAGTACACCCCAAACTGAAAAACGATCACATACGGCACAACAGAATCAAGTATATCAGGGGGATGTCAATGTATTAtctattat AGACACGAACAAAGATATTATGTGTTGCAAATACACAGAAGATGTAAACAGTATAGCGGCTGGTTTTAGTGATGGAAGTATAAGAGTGTTCTGTTGTCACACCGGTACCTGTTCTAACACTCTGGTTGACGACGAGACTCGTGCTTATCCTGGCCCTGTAACGGCTATTAAACATCGACCTGTCAGCAAAGCACACCCAATTACAAATATGCTGTTATCATCTT atgTAAACGGTTGCATAAAGTGCTGGAAATACAAATATGACCAATGTTTGTACACGATTAGAGAAAAACGACAAACGTTGGGATTAAGCTATCATCCACGCTTTAGTAAGTTTGTTACCTATGGAGATGATGCTAAGCTGTGCATGTACGATGAAGAAGCTCAGACACAGGAACGAGCATTTTATTCTAG TCAACAGAAAAACGTAATCAACGGCCATACTTCCCGGATATTCGCATGCGCATTTAACCCGAAGTCACACCATGAATTGATATCTGGAGGATGGGACGACACAGTGCTATGTTGGGATGACAGGCAGCCGTTTGCTACCAGGTACTTTACCGGTGTCCATATGTGCGGTGAAGGGCTGGATTTCGATAAACCCGGCAGAGAG ATACTTACATGTTCCTGGCAAGAGAAGGATTGTATTCAACTATGGGACTACGGATCTTGCAAATTAATCAAGACTATCGTACCAGATAATTATGCTTCAAAATTGTACTGTGGAAAATTGGTGCCTCAAACTAACTTGATCGTGTGCGGTGGCTCAGACGCCAACATATTACGAGTGGTGGACATAAATATGAACATA ACAGAATGTTGTATTCGAAATAACCCTGGCGATGTGTACGCTTTTGACTTCGGTACAACAAGAAGAAAACCAAGAAAAGGAACAGaatcatataaaaaactaaGCGAGATCGGTCAAGTTCCCCGTGTTTCTTTTGTAACTGGAAAAAGGTTACAGACAGTAGATTTTGGATGA
- the SAK gene encoding polo like kinase SAK isoform X1 yields MFGEKIEDYEILEHLGKGGFAHVYRAKCRRTGLFVAIKMIDKALMASAGMIGRVRQEVTIHSRLKHPAILELFTFFEDAHYVYLVLELAHNGELAKHFKLGTRGLSEKAAADIFKQVLSGVLYLHTHNIIHRDLSLNNLLLTKDLNVKIADFGLATQLNGPDEKHVTMCGTPNYISPEVASREFHGLPADVWGLGCMLYTLLVGSPPFHTQHVKTTLNKVINADYKIPSELSIQAQDLLQKLLCKDPTKRITLKGILEHPFLNNFSNVPNSSKQDLSRDSGFLTTLHSTQHSAKCRSEERTGPDYFSNEFNIKGNTVKPISYNVFASMPESNSHSTQSNDRNYNLCTKTDKAPAEIFDLRNPHNIFPRAESPCTSNLSLLENIRKVDIKGKALTHLNLNAGENKENLSKTCNVNNTNKNVLNVPPLCAERLPTISHRTRNAILKIEPSGVIVEFIKKKGKDREEQIVEICKISKDGMKIIIYTVDNKTRNIDMDHDPTPDEVFTYHNLPHKHWKKYLYASRFVELVKAKTPKITLYTSLAKCQLMENGTDIDMFFYGGEKANFSNSEGLKIIDKNLKTHYNLATTPELKYITDHFEECSNRMKRIQTALTGIPDECFPLIIGKRPVQNPNNLQSPMQGSVNVNFNTPLLNIGSFHRTTACSSQVPSEYN; encoded by the coding sequence ATGTTTGGTGAGAAAATAGAAGATTATGAAATACTAGAACATCTGGGTAAAGGTGGATTTGCACATGTATATAGAGCAAAATGTCGACGTACAGGATTATTTGTTGCTATCAAAATGATAGACAAAGCACTTATGGCAAGTGCTGGCATGATAGGTAGAGTAAGACAAGAAGTCACCATTCATTCTAGATTAAAGCATCCTGCTATTTTAgagttatttactttttttgaaGATGCACactatgtttatttagttttagaatTAGCACATAATGGTGAGTTAGCAAAGCATTTTAAGCTAGGAACACGCGGCCTGTCTGAAAAAGCAGCTgcagatatttttaaacaagtatTAAGTGGTGTATTATATCTTCATACACACAATATTATACATAGAGATTTAtcattgaataatttattgctaACTAAAGATCTTAATGTCAAAATAGCTGACTTTGGATTAGCAACACAGCTAAATGGGCCTGATGAAAAACATGTTACCATGTGTGGTACACCAAACTATATATCTCCAGAGGTTGCTTCAAGAGAATTCCATGGATTACCTGCAGATGTTTGGGGCCTGGGATGTATGCTATACACCCTATTAGTTGGTAGCCCACCATTTCATACTCAGCATGTTAAAACAACTCTCAACAAAGTTATAAATGCTGATTATAAGATACCTTCTGAACTTTCAATACAAGCCCAAGATTTATTGCAAAAGCTTTTGTGTAAAGATCCCACTAAAAGAATAACATTAAAAGGCATATTGGAGCACCCATTCTTGAACAACTTCAGCAATGTACCAAATTCGTCAAAACAAGATTTATCCAGAGACTCTGGTTTTCTTACAACACTACATAGTACACAACATAGTGCCAAATGTAGGAGTGAAGAGAGAACAGGGCCTGATTATTTTAGCAATGAATTCAATATCAAGGGAAACACTGTGAAACCTATTTCCTATAATGTTTTTGCTAGTATGCCAGAAAGCAATTCACATTCAACACAGTCAAATGATCGTAATTACAATCTATGTACGAAAACAGACAAAGCACCTGcagaaatatttgatttaagaAATCCACATAACATTTTTCCCAGAGCTGAAAGCCCATGTACTAGCAACTTATCATTATTGGAAAATATAAGGAAAGTGGATATTAAAGGCAAAGCTCTTACTCATTTAAACTTGAATGCAGGAGAAAATAAAGAGAATTTGTCTAAAACATGTAATGTTAATAATACTAACAAGAATGTATTAAATGTGCCCCCTCTGTGTGCTGAAAGACTACCAACTATTTCACATAGAACCAGAAATGCCATATTAAAGATAGAACCTTCTGGAGTTATAGTAgagtttataaaaaagaaaggcAAAGATAGAGAGGAGCAAATAGTTGAGATATGTAAAATATCCAAGGATGGGATGAAGATTATCATTTATACTGTGGACAACAAGACCAGAAATATTGATATGGATCATGATCCCACCCCTGATGAGGTTTTCACTTACCATAATTTACCTCATAAACATTGgaagaaatatttgtatgcCTCACGTTTTGTTGAGTTGGTAAAAGCTAAAACACCCAAAATAACTCTTTATACTTCTTTAGCAAAATGTCAGCTTATGGAAAACGGCACTGATATTGATATGTTTTTCTATGGTGGAGAAAAGGCGAATTTCTCTAATTCAGAGGGCTTGAAAATTAtagataaaaatttaaaaactcatTATAACCTTGCAACAACTCCTGAATTAAAGTATATCACAGATCATTTTGAGGAATGTTCAAACAGAATGAAGCGCATACAAACAGCATTAACTGGCATCCCTGATGAATGTTTTCCATTGATAATTGGTAAAAGACCAGTCCAAAACCCTAACAATTTACAATCACCAATGCAAGGTTCAGtcaatgtaaattttaatactcCACTGCTAAATATAGGTTCATTTCATCGTACAACAGCTTGCTCTAGTCAAGTACCAAGTGAATACAATTAA
- the SAK gene encoding polo like kinase SAK isoform X3 yields the protein MTSLQLYKHLLRQCEKLPPDACKHYKFAVKQSYKQHKFEPDSERVKEIIAKSLEDAKWILNKYTKK from the exons ATGACATCTTTGCAGCTATATAAACATCTGTTACGACAGTGCGAGAAGCTACCCCCGGACGCTTGTAAACATTACAAGTTTGCTGTAAAACAA agcTACAAGCAGCATAAGTTTGAACCTGATTCTGAGAGAGTTAAAGAAATTATTGCTAAAAGTTTGGAGGATGCTAAATGGATTCTGAATAAG TACACTAAGAAATAA